One region of Streptomyces sp. CG4 genomic DNA includes:
- a CDS encoding amidohydrolase family protein, with protein MSDGAVLHVKGRVLVGPEDVRDELWVVGGRVSYDRPAGARDVRTVEGWVLPGLVDAHCHVGLDAHGPVDADTAEKQALTDREAGALLLRDAGSPSDTRWIDDRADLPKIIRAGRHIARTRRYIRNYAWEIEPDDLVAYVAQEARRGDGWVKLIGDWIDRDLGDLSACWPREAARAAIAEAHRLGARVTAHCFATDSLRDLVEAGIDCVEHATGLTDELIPLFAERGVAIVPTLVNIATFPQLAAGGESKFPRWSAHMRRLHERRYDTVRAAYDAGIPVYVGTDAGGSLAHGLVASEVAELVTAGVPAVAAVSATTWGARAWLGRPGLEEGAPGDLVVYEGDPRADVRVLAAPRRVVLDGRVVE; from the coding sequence ATGAGCGATGGCGCCGTGCTGCACGTGAAGGGGCGGGTCCTCGTCGGGCCCGAGGACGTCCGCGACGAGCTGTGGGTGGTCGGGGGCCGGGTGTCCTACGACCGCCCCGCCGGAGCCCGGGACGTCCGGACCGTCGAGGGCTGGGTGCTGCCCGGCCTGGTCGACGCCCACTGCCATGTGGGCCTCGACGCGCACGGCCCGGTCGACGCCGACACCGCGGAGAAGCAGGCGCTCACCGACCGGGAGGCGGGCGCCCTGCTGCTGCGGGACGCCGGCTCGCCCTCCGACACCCGCTGGATCGACGACCGCGCCGACCTCCCGAAGATCATCCGGGCCGGCCGGCACATCGCCCGCACCCGCCGCTACATCCGCAACTACGCCTGGGAGATCGAACCGGACGACCTGGTCGCCTACGTCGCCCAGGAGGCCCGGCGCGGCGACGGCTGGGTCAAGCTGATCGGCGACTGGATCGACCGCGACCTCGGCGACCTGTCCGCCTGCTGGCCCCGCGAGGCGGCCCGGGCCGCGATAGCGGAGGCACACCGGCTCGGCGCCCGCGTCACCGCGCACTGTTTCGCCACGGACTCCCTGCGCGACCTGGTCGAGGCCGGCATCGACTGCGTCGAGCACGCGACGGGCCTGACCGACGAGCTGATCCCGCTCTTCGCCGAACGGGGCGTCGCGATCGTCCCCACCCTCGTCAACATCGCCACCTTCCCGCAGCTCGCGGCCGGCGGCGAGAGCAAGTTCCCGCGCTGGTCCGCGCACATGCGCCGGCTGCACGAGCGCCGCTACGACACCGTGCGCGCCGCCTACGACGCCGGCATCCCGGTGTACGTCGGCACGGACGCCGGCGGCTCACTGGCCCACGGCCTGGTCGCGAGTGAGGTCGCGGAGCTGGTCACCGCCGGTGTCCCGGCCGTGGCGGCGGTGTCGGCGACGACCTGGGGCGCCCGCGCCTGGCTCGGCCGCCCCGGCCTGGAGGAGGGCGCGCCGGGCGACCTGGTGGTGTACGAGGGCGATCCGCGGGCCGACGTACGGGTGCTGGCGGCGCCGCGCCGGGTGGTGCTCGACGGGCGAGTCGTGGAGTGA
- a CDS encoding aminotransferase class V-fold PLP-dependent enzyme: MDTPETLDSLVRAEFSPKTSYLNTASNGLLPARTVAALHEAALMRAEGRPLLPLYEDVEICRAAYARLAGVPATRVAAGASVAAHTGVLALSLPAGAEVLTAEDDFTSVLNPFHVRGDLKVRTVPLERIAESVRPGIALVAVSAAQSADGRIADLAAVREAAREHGARTYVDVSQAAGWLPVDAAQYDFTATVSFKWLLGPHGAAFLTVPEDFGGLTPLLAGWVAAEEPWDSCYGPVAELAHSARRFDLTHALFTYAGLRRSLELLEEIGASALHAHAVRLADRFRAGLTTLGHEPVPAPGSAIVSVPGLGVRQPELSRAGIEVSNRAGNLRAAFHLYNTEADVDRLLNALAG; the protein is encoded by the coding sequence ATGGACACCCCGGAGACGCTCGACAGCCTTGTCCGCGCCGAGTTCAGCCCGAAGACCAGCTACCTCAACACCGCGAGCAACGGCCTGCTGCCCGCCCGCACCGTCGCCGCCCTGCACGAGGCGGCGCTGATGCGGGCCGAGGGTCGTCCACTGCTCCCGCTCTACGAGGACGTGGAGATCTGCCGGGCGGCGTACGCCCGGCTGGCCGGCGTCCCGGCCACCCGGGTCGCGGCGGGCGCCTCGGTGGCCGCGCACACCGGCGTGCTCGCCCTGTCCCTGCCCGCGGGCGCCGAAGTCCTCACCGCGGAGGACGACTTCACCTCCGTACTGAACCCGTTCCACGTCCGCGGCGACCTCAAGGTGCGCACGGTCCCGCTGGAGCGGATCGCCGAGTCCGTCCGCCCGGGCATCGCGCTCGTCGCGGTCAGCGCCGCCCAGTCCGCCGACGGGCGGATCGCCGACCTGGCCGCGGTGCGCGAGGCCGCCCGCGAGCACGGTGCCCGCACCTACGTCGACGTCTCCCAGGCGGCCGGCTGGCTCCCGGTGGACGCCGCCCAGTACGACTTCACGGCCACCGTCTCCTTCAAATGGCTGCTCGGCCCGCACGGCGCGGCCTTCCTCACCGTCCCCGAGGACTTCGGCGGGCTCACCCCGCTGCTCGCGGGCTGGGTCGCGGCCGAGGAGCCGTGGGACAGCTGCTACGGCCCGGTGGCCGAACTCGCCCACTCCGCACGGCGGTTCGACCTCACCCACGCGCTGTTCACCTACGCCGGACTGCGCCGCTCCCTCGAACTGCTGGAAGAGATCGGCGCGTCCGCCCTGCACGCGCACGCCGTGCGCCTCGCCGACCGCTTCCGCGCCGGACTCACCACCCTCGGCCACGAGCCGGTGCCCGCACCCGGCTCGGCGATCGTCTCCGTCCCCGGACTCGGCGTCCGCCAGCCGGAGCTGAGCCGCGCCGGCATCGAGGTCTCGAACCGCGCGGGCAATCTCCGCGCCGCCTTCCACCTCTACAACACCGAGGCGGACGTGGACCGCCTGCTGAACGCCCTGGCCGGCTGA
- a CDS encoding amino acid ABC transporter ATP-binding protein — translation MTYPEIRVQDLHKSFGDNHVLRGIDLEIGQGEVVCVIGPSGSGKSTLLRCVNLLEEPGKGQVFVGGTEITDPDVDIDAVRRRIGMVFQQFNLFPHLSVTENLTLPQRRVLKRDKAEAARIAAENLARVGLSEKAAAYPSSLSGGQQQRVAIARALAMGPEVMLFDEPTSALDPELVGDVLAVMRRLAEEGMTMMVVTHEMTFAREVADRVVFMDGGVIVEDGTPDRVIGDPQHERTRHFLSRLLDPAMAEVQEAVEERTSGRVGKDQP, via the coding sequence GTGACCTACCCAGAGATCCGCGTCCAGGACCTGCACAAGTCCTTCGGCGACAACCACGTCCTGCGCGGCATCGACCTGGAGATCGGCCAGGGCGAGGTCGTCTGTGTCATCGGCCCCTCCGGCTCCGGCAAGTCCACGCTGCTGCGCTGTGTGAACCTGCTGGAGGAGCCCGGCAAGGGCCAGGTCTTCGTCGGCGGCACCGAGATCACCGACCCGGACGTCGACATCGACGCCGTACGCCGCCGGATCGGCATGGTCTTCCAGCAGTTCAACCTCTTCCCGCACCTCAGCGTCACCGAGAACCTCACGCTGCCGCAGCGCCGGGTCCTCAAGCGGGACAAGGCCGAGGCCGCGAGGATCGCCGCCGAGAACCTGGCCCGCGTCGGCCTCTCCGAGAAGGCCGCGGCCTACCCCTCCTCCCTCTCCGGCGGCCAGCAGCAGCGGGTGGCCATCGCCCGCGCCCTCGCCATGGGACCCGAGGTGATGCTCTTCGACGAGCCGACCTCCGCCCTCGACCCCGAGCTGGTCGGGGACGTCCTCGCGGTGATGCGCAGGCTGGCCGAGGAGGGCATGACGATGATGGTCGTCACCCACGAAATGACCTTCGCCCGCGAGGTCGCCGACCGCGTCGTCTTCATGGACGGCGGCGTGATCGTCGAGGACGGCACCCCCGACCGGGTCATCGGCGACCCCCAGCACGAGCGCACCCGCCACTTCCTGTCCCGCCTGCTCGACCCGGCCATGGCCGAGGTCCAGGAGGCGGTGGAGGAGAGGACCTCAGGCCGGGTGGGGAAGGACCAGCCCTAG
- a CDS encoding transporter substrate-binding domain-containing protein, with protein MTTLLGRRTRLLAATTATAALVLVVAGCSSSGSGSGPTTVKGVHLAKGGQLTTCTHLPYPPFQSEINGKVQGFDVSLIDLVAKDLGVKQQILDTPFENFKTGAFLNSGQCDLAAAGMTITAERKKNVDFSDPYFEATQAVLVDKNSGVNSLADVKAKGKKLGAQAQTTGEDYAKSKGFDPVSFASSDAVLNGLRTGQVQAVIIDYPVVQGWLKDKANADKFKVVDNLKTGEQYGFTVKKGNKALLDAVNKALKDAKADGTYKKIYEQWIGPYTASTANGASVASPAGS; from the coding sequence ATGACAACGCTCCTCGGGCGCCGGACCCGCCTTCTGGCCGCCACCACCGCGACCGCCGCACTCGTGCTCGTCGTGGCCGGTTGCTCCTCCAGCGGCTCGGGGAGCGGCCCGACGACCGTCAAGGGGGTCCACCTCGCCAAGGGCGGTCAGCTGACCACCTGCACCCACCTGCCGTACCCGCCGTTCCAGTCGGAGATCAACGGCAAGGTGCAGGGCTTCGACGTCTCCCTCATCGACCTCGTCGCCAAGGACCTCGGCGTCAAGCAGCAGATCCTCGACACGCCGTTCGAGAACTTCAAGACCGGCGCCTTCCTGAACTCCGGCCAGTGCGACCTGGCCGCCGCCGGCATGACGATCACCGCCGAGCGCAAGAAGAACGTCGACTTCTCCGACCCGTACTTCGAGGCCACCCAGGCCGTGCTGGTCGACAAGAACAGCGGCGTCAACTCGCTCGCGGACGTCAAGGCCAAGGGCAAGAAGCTCGGCGCCCAGGCGCAGACCACCGGCGAGGACTACGCCAAGAGCAAGGGCTTCGACCCGGTCTCCTTCGCCTCCTCCGACGCGGTCCTCAACGGCCTGCGCACCGGACAGGTCCAGGCCGTCATCATCGACTACCCGGTCGTCCAGGGCTGGCTGAAGGACAAGGCCAACGCTGACAAGTTCAAGGTCGTCGACAACCTCAAGACCGGCGAGCAGTACGGCTTCACGGTGAAGAAGGGCAACAAGGCCCTGCTCGACGCCGTCAACAAGGCCCTCAAGGACGCCAAGGCCGACGGCACGTACAAGAAGATCTACGAGCAGTGGATCGGCCCATACACCGCTTCTACGGCAAACGGGGCCTCCGTCGCCTCCCCGGCCGGCTCCTGA
- a CDS encoding SCO1860 family LAETG-anchored protein: MNSNDFRMPARRLATALTVTALAAGPAVLGAGAAHATADHGRASAVVLRTGLDVSLLNKSVDVPLAVTLNNVQAPRSADKTALSARLDGVADGKPFTVLGADVASAKATVTSQRAEGSVRLVHARLHVPGLPLLSLIEADTVTAEATCEAGKAPVASANVLGAVTVLGKRVTLTAGGPTEVKVPSVGDVRLRLAQHDTTTRTAAATALELKVSVNPLKLNVADVEGTVTLAKATCESPTAPSADPKPQGGVSKSGLAETGSSSATPYIAGGALALVLVGGGAVTVARRRRH; the protein is encoded by the coding sequence TTGAACAGCAACGACTTCCGCATGCCCGCACGCCGTCTGGCCACCGCCCTGACGGTCACCGCCCTGGCCGCCGGTCCCGCGGTCCTGGGCGCGGGCGCCGCGCACGCGACCGCAGACCACGGTCGCGCCTCCGCCGTCGTCCTGCGCACCGGGCTCGACGTGTCCCTGCTCAACAAGAGCGTCGACGTCCCGCTCGCGGTCACCCTCAACAACGTCCAGGCGCCGCGGAGCGCCGACAAGACCGCGCTGTCCGCCCGGCTCGACGGCGTGGCCGACGGCAAGCCGTTCACCGTCCTCGGCGCGGACGTCGCCTCCGCGAAGGCCACGGTGACGTCGCAGCGCGCCGAGGGCTCGGTCCGGCTCGTCCACGCCCGGCTGCACGTCCCCGGCCTGCCCCTGCTGTCCCTGATCGAGGCCGACACGGTCACCGCCGAGGCGACCTGCGAGGCCGGCAAGGCGCCCGTCGCCTCGGCGAACGTCCTCGGCGCCGTCACCGTCCTCGGCAAGCGCGTCACGCTCACCGCCGGCGGCCCGACCGAGGTGAAGGTCCCCAGCGTCGGCGACGTCCGCCTCCGCCTCGCCCAGCACGACACCACGACCCGTACGGCGGCCGCGACCGCCCTCGAACTCAAGGTCTCCGTCAACCCGTTGAAGCTCAACGTGGCCGACGTCGAAGGAACGGTCACTCTGGCCAAGGCGACCTGTGAGTCCCCGACGGCCCCGTCCGCCGACCCGAAGCCCCAGGGCGGCGTGTCGAAGTCCGGCCTCGCGGAAACGGGCAGCAGTTCCGCGACCCCGTACATCGCGGGCGGCGCCCTGGCGCTGGTGCTGGTCGGCGGGGGAGCGGTGACGGTGGCCCGCCGCCGCAGGCACTGA
- the ectB gene encoding diaminobutyrate--2-oxoglutarate transaminase — protein sequence MTITQPDLSVFETLESEVRSYCRGWPTVFDRAQGSRMYDEDGHVYLDFFAGAGSLNYGHNNPVLKRALIDYLARDGVTHGLDMSTTAKRNFLQTFQDLVLRPRDLPYKVMFPGPTGTNAVESALKLARKVKGREAIVSFTNAFHGMSLGSLAVTGNAFKRAGAGIPLVHGTPMPFDNYFEGTVPDFLWFERLLEDQGSGLNKPAAVIVETVQGEGGINVARPEWLRALKELCERQDMLLIVDDIQMGCGRTGAFFSFEESGIVPDIVTVSKSISGYGLPMSLCLFKPELDVWEPGEHNGTFRGNNPAFVTATAALETYWADGSAMEKQTCARGEQVEQALISITEENLADVKEYRGRGLVWGVEFHDKDRASRIARRAFELGLLIETSGPEGEVVKLLPALTITPDELDEGLRVLARAVRETA from the coding sequence GTGACCATCACCCAGCCCGACCTCAGCGTCTTCGAGACCCTCGAGTCCGAGGTGCGCAGCTACTGCCGCGGCTGGCCCACGGTCTTCGACCGCGCGCAGGGCAGCCGGATGTACGACGAGGACGGTCATGTGTACCTCGACTTCTTCGCCGGTGCCGGCTCACTCAACTACGGCCACAACAATCCCGTACTCAAACGGGCGTTGATCGACTATCTGGCACGGGACGGGGTGACCCACGGCCTGGACATGTCGACCACGGCCAAGCGGAACTTCCTGCAGACCTTCCAGGATCTGGTGCTGCGCCCGCGCGATCTGCCGTACAAGGTCATGTTCCCGGGCCCGACCGGCACCAACGCCGTGGAGTCGGCGCTGAAGCTGGCCCGCAAGGTGAAGGGGCGCGAGGCCATCGTGTCGTTCACCAACGCCTTCCACGGGATGTCGCTGGGGTCGCTCGCCGTGACCGGCAACGCCTTCAAGCGGGCCGGCGCCGGGATCCCGCTGGTGCACGGCACGCCGATGCCGTTCGACAACTACTTCGAGGGCACGGTCCCGGACTTCCTGTGGTTCGAGCGGCTGCTGGAGGACCAGGGTTCCGGCCTCAACAAGCCCGCCGCCGTGATCGTGGAGACCGTGCAGGGCGAGGGCGGCATCAATGTCGCCCGGCCCGAGTGGCTGCGTGCGCTCAAGGAGCTGTGCGAGCGGCAGGACATGCTGCTGATCGTCGACGACATCCAGATGGGCTGCGGCCGTACCGGCGCCTTCTTCTCCTTCGAGGAGTCGGGGATCGTGCCCGACATCGTCACGGTGTCCAAGTCGATCAGCGGGTACGGGCTGCCGATGTCGCTGTGCCTGTTCAAGCCCGAGCTGGACGTGTGGGAGCCGGGCGAGCACAACGGCACCTTCCGGGGCAACAACCCCGCGTTCGTCACGGCCACCGCGGCCCTCGAGACGTACTGGGCCGACGGCTCGGCCATGGAGAAGCAGACCTGCGCCCGGGGCGAGCAGGTCGAGCAGGCGCTGATCTCCATCACCGAGGAGAACCTCGCCGATGTGAAGGAGTACCGCGGCCGCGGTCTGGTGTGGGGCGTGGAGTTCCACGACAAGGACCGGGCCTCGCGGATCGCCCGGCGGGCCTTCGAACTCGGGCTGCTCATCGAGACGTCCGGGCCGGAGGGCGAGGTCGTCAAGCTGCTGCCCGCCCTCACCATCACCCCCGACGAGCTGGACGAGGGCCTGCGCGTCCTCGCCCGCGCCGTCCGGGAAACCGCCTGA
- a CDS encoding amino acid ABC transporter permease, translated as MTDTDTPIQPKKTGLTRRQKRRLSRAAQYAVFVAAVIAFAVSADWGRLQNQFAQAHIARQLFPDLITVALKNTVLYTLSGFVVGLALGMVIALMRLSSVGPYRWLAGTYIEIFRGLPALLIFIFVGVGVPLAFPSIQYPGGTYGKVAVALGLVSAAYMAETIRAGIQAVPKGQMEAARSLGFSPARAMISIILPQAFRIILPPLTNELVLLFKDSSLVLFLGVTLEERELSKFGNDLASSTANSTPILVAGLCYLLITIPLSLVVRRMESKALREIR; from the coding sequence ATGACCGACACGGACACCCCCATCCAGCCGAAGAAGACCGGGCTGACCCGCCGGCAGAAGCGCCGGCTCTCCCGCGCGGCGCAGTACGCCGTCTTCGTCGCCGCGGTGATCGCCTTCGCGGTCAGCGCGGACTGGGGCCGGCTGCAGAACCAGTTCGCGCAGGCCCACATCGCGAGGCAGCTGTTCCCGGACCTCATCACGGTGGCCCTCAAGAACACCGTGCTCTACACGCTGTCCGGCTTCGTCGTCGGTCTGGCCCTCGGCATGGTCATCGCCCTGATGCGCCTGTCGTCCGTGGGGCCGTACCGCTGGCTCGCCGGCACCTACATCGAGATCTTCCGCGGCCTGCCCGCGCTGCTGATCTTCATCTTCGTCGGCGTCGGCGTGCCACTGGCCTTCCCGAGCATCCAGTACCCGGGCGGCACCTACGGCAAGGTCGCCGTCGCCCTCGGGCTGGTCTCCGCCGCCTACATGGCCGAGACGATCCGCGCGGGCATCCAGGCCGTGCCCAAGGGGCAGATGGAGGCGGCCCGTTCGCTCGGGTTCTCGCCGGCCCGGGCCATGATCTCCATCATCCTGCCGCAGGCCTTCCGGATCATCCTGCCGCCGCTGACCAACGAACTCGTCCTGCTCTTCAAGGACTCCTCGCTGGTGCTGTTCCTCGGCGTCACCCTGGAGGAGCGCGAACTGTCCAAGTTCGGCAACGACCTGGCCAGTTCGACCGCGAACTCCACGCCGATCCTGGTCGCGGGCCTGTGCTATCTGCTGATCACGATCCCGCTCAGCCTCGTCGTGCGCCGTATGGAATCCAAGGCCCTGAGGGAGATCCGGTGA
- the thpD gene encoding ectoine hydroxylase has translation MTTAGVTDLYPTRGTTEVAVPRQDPVLWGSPDTPGPIPTADLQAYDRDGFLAIDQLITPDEVEVYRRELERLVTDPAIRADDRSIVEPKSKEIRSVFEVHRISELFANLVRDERVVGRARQILGSDVYVHQSRINVKPGFGASGFYWHSDFETWHAEDGLPNMRTVSVSIALTENFDTNGGLMIMPGSHRTFLGCAGETPKDNYKKSLQMQDAGTPSDEALTALAGAHGIRLFTGRAGSATWFDCNCMHGSGDNITPFPRSNVFIVFNSVENTAVEPFAAPVRRPEFIGARDFTPVR, from the coding sequence ATGACCACTGCCGGCGTCACCGATCTCTACCCGACCCGCGGCACCACCGAGGTGGCCGTCCCGCGTCAGGACCCGGTCCTCTGGGGTTCCCCGGACACCCCGGGTCCGATCCCCACGGCCGACCTGCAGGCGTACGACCGTGACGGCTTCCTCGCCATCGACCAGCTGATCACCCCGGACGAGGTCGAGGTCTACCGGCGTGAGCTGGAGCGGCTGGTCACCGACCCGGCGATCCGTGCCGACGACCGCTCCATCGTGGAGCCGAAGTCGAAGGAGATCCGCTCGGTCTTCGAGGTGCACCGGATCAGCGAGTTGTTCGCGAACCTGGTGCGCGACGAGCGCGTGGTGGGCCGGGCCCGGCAGATCCTCGGCTCGGACGTGTACGTCCACCAGTCCCGGATCAACGTCAAGCCGGGCTTCGGCGCGAGCGGCTTCTACTGGCACTCGGACTTCGAGACCTGGCATGCCGAGGACGGCCTGCCGAACATGCGCACGGTGTCCGTCTCGATCGCCCTGACGGAGAACTTCGACACCAACGGCGGCCTCATGATCATGCCGGGCTCGCACCGGACGTTCCTGGGCTGCGCCGGTGAGACGCCGAAGGACAACTACAAGAAGTCGCTGCAGATGCAGGACGCGGGCACGCCGTCCGACGAGGCGCTGACCGCGCTGGCGGGCGCGCACGGCATCCGGCTGTTCACCGGCCGGGCCGGCTCGGCGACCTGGTTCGACTGCAACTGCATGCACGGCTCCGGCGACAACATCACGCCGTTCCCGCGCAGCAACGTCTTCATCGTGTTCAACAGCGTGGAGAACACGGCCGTGGAGCCCTTCGCGGCTCCGGTGCGCCGGCCCGAGTTCATCGGCGCGCGGGACTTCACTCCCGTCCGCTGA
- a CDS encoding aminotransferase class V-fold PLP-dependent enzyme, giving the protein MTHPFLDLPPLSAERFAAIEDGVARLLDTRQDVLITQGEALLPLEGAIRAAAGPGTVALNVITGPYGQTFGDWLRACGATVHDISVPFHTAVTAAQIREAFAAHPEIDFVSLVHAEAATGNTNPVAEIGEAVREHGALFYLDAVASVGAEPVLPDAWGVDLCVIGAQKAMGGPAGVSAISVSERAWARMAANPHAPRRSYLSLLDWKERWIDAGRAVLPHAPAQLEMLALQACLERIESVGLDAVMDRHRRAALATRAGAVALGVGLEPYVYEASDAAPVATTLRVPSGVVASELVARVLAGDPSLPLAAGGGALAREMIRVNHYGADASPETVARCLGAIGAALGVLP; this is encoded by the coding sequence GTGACCCACCCCTTTCTCGATCTGCCCCCGCTGAGTGCCGAGCGCTTCGCCGCCATCGAGGACGGGGTGGCCCGGCTGCTGGACACCCGGCAGGACGTGCTGATCACCCAGGGCGAGGCGCTGCTGCCGCTGGAGGGCGCGATCCGCGCGGCGGCCGGTCCGGGCACGGTGGCCCTGAACGTGATCACGGGCCCCTACGGCCAGACCTTCGGCGACTGGCTGCGCGCCTGTGGCGCGACCGTGCACGACATCTCCGTCCCCTTCCACACGGCGGTGACCGCGGCGCAGATCCGGGAGGCGTTCGCCGCGCACCCGGAGATCGACTTCGTGTCGCTGGTGCACGCGGAGGCGGCGACCGGCAACACCAACCCGGTCGCGGAGATCGGCGAGGCGGTACGGGAGCACGGTGCGCTGTTCTACCTGGACGCGGTCGCCTCCGTGGGCGCGGAGCCGGTACTGCCGGACGCGTGGGGCGTGGACCTGTGCGTGATCGGGGCGCAGAAGGCGATGGGCGGCCCGGCGGGTGTGTCGGCGATCTCGGTGAGCGAGCGGGCGTGGGCCCGGATGGCGGCGAACCCGCACGCGCCGCGCCGCTCCTACCTGTCCCTGCTGGACTGGAAGGAGCGCTGGATCGACGCCGGCCGCGCGGTGCTGCCGCACGCTCCGGCCCAGCTGGAGATGCTGGCGCTTCAGGCGTGTCTGGAGCGGATCGAGTCGGTGGGGCTGGACGCGGTGATGGACCGGCACCGGCGCGCCGCGCTGGCCACGCGGGCCGGTGCGGTCGCCCTGGGCGTGGGCCTGGAGCCGTACGTGTACGAGGCCTCCGATGCCGCGCCGGTGGCCACGACGCTGCGGGTGCCGTCGGGGGTGGTGGCGTCGGAGCTGGTGGCTCGGGTGCTGGCCGGTGATCCTTCGTTGCCGCTGGCCGCGGGTGGGGGTGCGCTGGCCAGGGAGATGATCCGGGTCAACCATTACGGGGCGGACGCCTCGCCGGAGACCGTGGCGAGGTGTCTGGGCGCGATCGGGGCGGCGCTCGGCGTTCTGCCGTAG
- a CDS encoding DinB family protein, producing the protein MTDTTPQAPQTLPDGRPIPPMTGPERAMLEGWLDFHRATLELKCQGLDDAQVRLASAEPSALTLLGLVQHLAEVERNWFQRVLAGTDAPRLFGETAGYGLDAERGLADALAIWRAEIADGREVLAARGLEDTGRMVDEPVTGMEVSVRWVLIHLIEEYARHNGHADILRERIDGTTGA; encoded by the coding sequence ATGACCGACACCACACCCCAGGCCCCGCAGACCCTCCCCGACGGCCGCCCCATCCCCCCGATGACCGGCCCCGAGCGCGCCATGCTGGAGGGCTGGCTGGACTTCCACCGCGCCACGCTGGAGCTGAAGTGTCAGGGGCTGGACGACGCGCAGGTCCGGCTCGCCTCGGCGGAGCCGTCGGCGCTGACCCTGCTCGGGCTCGTCCAGCATCTCGCCGAGGTCGAACGGAACTGGTTCCAGCGGGTGCTGGCGGGCACGGACGCACCACGGCTGTTCGGGGAGACGGCGGGGTACGGCCTCGATGCGGAGCGCGGGCTGGCGGACGCCCTCGCCATATGGCGGGCGGAGATCGCGGACGGGCGGGAGGTGCTGGCCGCGCGGGGTCTGGAGGACACCGGGCGGATGGTCGACGAGCCGGTGACCGGTATGGAGGTCAGCGTGCGCTGGGTGCTGATCCATCTCATCGAGGAGTACGCCCGGCACAACGGCCACGCCGACATTCTGCGTGAACGAATCGACGGAACCACCGGCGCCTGA
- a CDS encoding ectoine synthase, translating to MIVRSFKDIEGTDRHVKSKSGTWESKRIVLAKERVGFSLHETILYAGTETSMWYANHIEAVVCTRGEAELTDRETGETYTITPGTMYLLDGHERHTLRIKEDFHCLCVFNPPVTGREDHDENGVYPLLTEPEEV from the coding sequence GTGATCGTCCGATCGTTCAAGGACATCGAAGGCACCGACCGGCACGTCAAGTCGAAGTCCGGCACCTGGGAGAGCAAGCGGATCGTCCTGGCCAAGGAGCGGGTCGGCTTCTCCCTGCACGAGACCATCCTGTATGCGGGGACGGAGACGTCGATGTGGTACGCCAACCACATCGAGGCCGTCGTCTGCACCCGGGGCGAGGCCGAGCTGACCGACCGTGAGACCGGGGAGACGTACACCATCACGCCCGGCACCATGTACCTCCTCGACGGGCACGAGCGGCACACGCTGCGCATCAAGGAGGACTTCCACTGCCTCTGCGTGTTCAACCCGCCCGTGACCGGACGGGAGGACCACGACGAGAACGGTGTCTACCCGCTGCTCACCGAGCCCGAGGAGGTGTGA
- the ectA gene encoding diaminobutyrate acetyltransferase codes for MTAAPADLLIDQPAVTDGAALWRLAKDSKTLDLNSSYSYLLWCRDFAGTSAVARGADGEPVGFVTGYVRPERPRTLLVWQVAVDSGHRGLGIAATLLDGLVARLTAERGITDVETTITPGNTASERLFTSFADRHGARLEREVLFAAELFPDGPHDPEVLYRIGPLTPVSAAR; via the coding sequence ATGACTGCCGCACCCGCAGACCTACTGATCGACCAGCCGGCGGTGACCGACGGAGCCGCGCTCTGGCGTCTCGCCAAGGACTCGAAAACCCTGGACTTGAACTCTTCGTACAGCTATCTGCTGTGGTGCCGGGACTTCGCCGGCACCTCGGCGGTGGCGCGGGGTGCGGACGGGGAGCCGGTCGGTTTCGTCACCGGCTACGTGCGGCCCGAGCGCCCCCGCACCCTGCTCGTCTGGCAGGTGGCCGTCGACTCCGGGCACCGGGGTCTCGGCATCGCCGCGACGCTGCTGGACGGGCTGGTCGCACGGCTCACCGCCGAGCGCGGCATCACCGACGTGGAGACGACGATCACCCCCGGCAACACCGCCTCCGAGCGGCTTTTCACCTCGTTCGCCGACCGGCACGGGGCGCGCCTGGAGCGTGAGGTGCTGTTCGCCGCCGAGCTGTTCCCCGACGGTCCGCACGATCCCGAAGTCCTGTACCGCATCGGTCCGTTGACCCCCGTTTCAGCGGCCCGTTGA